GGCGGCCGGCCTGGCCCGGCTGCCGAACCTCGACCTCTACACGATCTCGTTTCCGGAAGGTATCCGCGCCGCGCAGCTTCAACTGATGGCGGCCGGCTACCGGCCGTGCGTCGAGATCTTCTGTAACCAGGGGCCGCTGCTCTTCTACGCTATCTACCCGAGCTATGCCCTTTTCGGCGGAACGGCCGCCGGCGGCTCACTCGAAGCGGTCCGCAGCGGCATCGTCATCTTCTCACTGATCGGGATCGCGGCGACCTACTGGGTCGGTCACCTGCTGGGCGGCCGAGTGGCGGCCGTGCTGGCCGGGCTGCTGGTGGCGCTCTCGCCCACCTACCTGAAGTTCTCCCGGCTGGCGCTGGCCGAGGTGCCCGCCGAGGCGCCGGCCATCCTGGCGGTAGGCGCGGCGCTGATGTTCAGCCGCACGGGCCGCGACCGCTGGCTGATCGCTGCGGCGCTGCTGACGGCGTTCAGCCTGCTGCTGAAGCCGGTGACGCTGGCCGTCTGCGCGCCAGTCGGGCTGGCGGTGCTGCTGCGGGCCGAGCGACGCTGGCGGAACGTCGCGTTGCTGGTCGCCGTGACGGCCGCCGGCATCGTCCTGCCGACGCTGGTGATCGGGTTCTCGGAGATCCTCGAACAGGTGGTGGCCTTCCGGCTCCGCAGTCGTTCCGCCGAGGGCCGTGGGATCGGCTGGAACTGGTCGCGCATCGTGGAGGAGCTGTCGGCGGACCGGCCCGGACTGTTTGCGTTTGCCGTCGCCGGCGGCATCATTTTGCTGGCTCGGCTGCGCGCCGCTGCCCTGCCGATCCTGATCTGGCTGCCCGCCTCGCTGTTGCTGCTGCTGGTACACACCCCGCTGCACGGCAAGCACATCGTGACGCTGATCCCGCCGGCCGCCCTGCTGGCAGCCGGCGGCGCCGGACAGGCCTGGGCGCTGTTCCGTCAAGCGCGGCGGACTGGCCTTCCGTCAAACCAGCCGTGGCTGCCGCGCGCGGCTATCGGCCTGTCGGCGCTGGGGCTGGCTGCCTACCTCGTGTTCGCGCCGTCGGTCGTGGCGCGCAACGCCGATCTCCTGCTCGATCCGGACCCGCTGGAGAACGAGCCGCCGGCCTACTGGTACCCCGAGGCGGCGTCCACCCTGCGCGCCATCACCGACCCGACCGAGATGATCGTCACGGATCATCCGTACATCACGTTCCGGGCCGGACGGCTCGTGCCGCCGCCGCTGGTCGAGTCGTCGGTGACGCGCGTCCTGGCCGGCTCCCTGACCCCCGAGGACACTATCGCCGAGGCGACGCGCTACAACGCGCAGGCTGTTCTGCTGTGGGCTGACAAGATCACGACGATGCGCGAGGTCAAGAGCTGGGTCGACCGTTCGTTTGTGGCGGTGCGCGCCTACGCGGCCGACGGCGAGGCGATCCCGACGCTCTACGTGCGCCCGGACCGCGTCGCGCGGGCAACGGCTGCACTGGCGAGCATCACACCCCGCCCGGTGCAGGCCGAGTACGAGGGTGGCATCCGCATCCAGGCGTTTGGCTTCGACCACCCCCAGCTTGCGCCGGGCGACGTCAGCGCCGTCAACGTCCAACTGGTCGCCGTGGGCAAGCCGGCCGCCAGCTACCGCGCCGTCTTCCAGTTGCGCGGCTCGGACGGCGACGCCTGGAAGAGCGACGAATTGGCGATCGGTGGCCTCGGGCCGGGGTCGGCCGGCTGGAGCGACGGCCGGACGATGTCGCTCGGCGCGCTGATGCGGTTGCCGCGCACGACGAAGCCGGGCGAGTACAGCCTCTCGATGCGCCTCTACGATCCGCGCGCCCGCCGGTTCATGGACTCGACAGTTCAGGGGGCCGAGCCCGGCCGCGACGACCCCAAGGGTGTGACGCTCACGACCGTCACGGTCGTCGCCTCGCCAGCACGTTAGCGTACCCGGCACCCTGTACGGCCACGACCGGGCGCGCCGTTTGTGGGATGGCGAACGGCCGGTTGCCG
This is a stretch of genomic DNA from Chloroflexota bacterium. It encodes these proteins:
- a CDS encoding glycosyltransferase family 39 protein, whose translation is MTVAAEAAGLRSSPQAERRVWRWPTIDLALCGLLVLAAGLARLPNLDLYTISFPEGIRAAQLQLMAAGYRPCVEIFCNQGPLLFYAIYPSYALFGGTAAGGSLEAVRSGIVIFSLIGIAATYWVGHLLGGRVAAVLAGLLVALSPTYLKFSRLALAEVPAEAPAILAVGAALMFSRTGRDRWLIAAALLTAFSLLLKPVTLAVCAPVGLAVLLRAERRWRNVALLVAVTAAGIVLPTLVIGFSEILEQVVAFRLRSRSAEGRGIGWNWSRIVEELSADRPGLFAFAVAGGIILLARLRAAALPILIWLPASLLLLLVHTPLHGKHIVTLIPPAALLAAGGAGQAWALFRQARRTGLPSNQPWLPRAAIGLSALGLAAYLVFAPSVVARNADLLLDPDPLENEPPAYWYPEAASTLRAITDPTEMIVTDHPYITFRAGRLVPPPLVESSVTRVLAGSLTPEDTIAEATRYNAQAVLLWADKITTMREVKSWVDRSFVAVRAYAADGEAIPTLYVRPDRVARATAALASITPRPVQAEYEGGIRIQAFGFDHPQLAPGDVSAVNVQLVAVGKPAASYRAVFQLRGSDGDAWKSDELAIGGLGPGSAGWSDGRTMSLGALMRLPRTTKPGEYSLSMRLYDPRARRFMDSTVQGAEPGRDDPKGVTLTTVTVVASPAR